The following proteins come from a genomic window of Vallitaleaceae bacterium 9-2:
- a CDS encoding glycosyltransferase, translating to MKKIALIISSLTGGGAERVAINLCEYFNEQYEDKLQCDLIVLNNTGDYIYHGPKHIINKNYNDKNLVKKIFYHWIGYRWKLARLKKKQDYDQVISFASLANTLNLQTYGKEDTIVSVRNYLSLNLNARQKEQIKRHYQKADKIIAVSKACKQDLVDNFYLDEKKIEVIYNPYQIHKIQQAQAASIGGDSLYYKKKKTIIAVGRISRQKAFWRIIKAIAYLKEDDPEIRLLILGKELNGQEITHKLEALIDAYHLHEQVHLLGFKSNPYAYVSRADLYVMSSLYEGFPNGMTEAMILGKPIISVDCLSGPSEILHQGEYGILIPQYAQDEHTQEITEGDIKIAQSIQKLLQEPELLAHYEQKSKQRGNDFLIDTIALQWLNLEV from the coding sequence ATGAAAAAAATAGCATTAATCATAAGTTCGTTGACAGGCGGAGGCGCAGAACGAGTGGCCATTAATTTGTGCGAGTATTTTAATGAACAGTATGAGGATAAACTCCAGTGTGACCTTATCGTTTTAAATAATACAGGGGACTATATCTATCATGGTCCAAAACACATAATTAATAAGAACTATAATGACAAGAATCTTGTGAAAAAAATCTTTTATCATTGGATAGGCTATCGCTGGAAATTAGCCCGGCTAAAGAAAAAACAGGACTATGATCAAGTCATTAGTTTTGCATCACTTGCCAATACACTCAATCTTCAAACATATGGCAAAGAGGACACAATTGTATCGGTGCGTAATTACTTATCTTTAAATTTAAATGCGCGGCAAAAAGAACAGATTAAACGGCATTATCAAAAAGCCGATAAGATTATTGCTGTATCAAAAGCATGTAAACAAGATTTAGTGGATAATTTTTATTTGGATGAGAAAAAGATAGAGGTGATTTATAATCCATATCAAATCCATAAAATTCAACAGGCACAAGCGGCATCTATAGGTGGGGACAGTTTATATTATAAAAAGAAGAAAACAATTATTGCGGTCGGACGTATCTCGCGGCAAAAAGCTTTTTGGCGAATTATTAAAGCCATAGCTTATCTAAAAGAAGATGATCCTGAGATTCGACTTCTGATTTTGGGTAAAGAACTAAATGGTCAGGAAATAACACATAAATTGGAGGCATTAATTGATGCCTATCATCTTCATGAACAGGTGCATTTGTTAGGATTTAAGTCCAACCCATATGCTTATGTATCAAGAGCTGATCTTTATGTCATGTCCTCTTTATACGAAGGATTTCCAAATGGAATGACTGAAGCTATGATTTTGGGTAAGCCTATTATAAGTGTGGATTGTTTATCAGGTCCTTCAGAAATACTTCATCAAGGGGAATATGGTATATTGATCCCCCAATATGCACAAGATGAACATACCCAGGAGATAACTGAAGGTGATATAAAAATAGCCCAATCCATTCAAAAATTATTACAAGAACCTGAATTGTTGGCACACTATGAACAAAAATCAAAACAACGGGGCAATGACTTTCTAATTGACACCATTGCATTACAATGGCTGAATCTGGAGGTATAA
- a CDS encoding alginate lyase family protein: MGKIRWYLHRLKAMTYKEVLWRIQLLFLEYVDGFTRQNKSILDSKLYKRNGDCVQPWKINHEFVDAQCGVTHQIFQTLSTKNQSSHATFYNNQEWPLVASRKLQYKGNKELGDARINWEYNRHHYFPILVKNYWITKDKDYINTLSTAFYAWVEANPFLMGISYTSEMELAIRAFSWYITLELLPKERKYHKLRRDLSQGIMNLLNHVSMYHSRYSSANNHLIVEMVVLGIVGVSFNQEDWVERSVERISEALDIQNHADGVNKEQSIHYQFFIMEAIALFILRLEAQGMNYPKQWEDQLYRMCEYSARLMDRHGKVQHLGDHDEGKLLDLYGSDFNYEDYVLQLCSYIIHKKYNVSTQPYDQLKCLLSKRQLQQNFDHFHRKNSVTYSQGGHSILKGLVEEKEVTITFDHAELGFNTIAAHGHADALHITLMIDGEKIFIDPGTYCYHSDITWRNYFRKTKNHNTVTINQENQSEMKGAFLWGRRANTLLHESKLDIDCDIVVAQHDGYAPLIHQRSLRYEKPRQITIEDTIYPMPESTIDAYAYEATYVLGKQCEVIQKEKNQIIIQAEKTQLRLFTGNHTIEVEPIYFSEKYGVLEKTLCIKLRGKEEQNKAHIVTVIEICE, encoded by the coding sequence ATGGGAAAAATACGTTGGTATCTTCACCGCTTAAAGGCAATGACATATAAAGAAGTTCTTTGGAGGATACAGCTTTTATTTTTGGAGTATGTTGATGGATTTACACGGCAAAATAAGTCAATACTTGATTCAAAACTTTACAAAAGAAATGGTGACTGCGTTCAACCATGGAAAATCAATCACGAGTTTGTAGATGCTCAATGTGGCGTGACACATCAGATTTTTCAAACACTCTCAACTAAAAATCAGTCGAGCCATGCCACATTTTATAATAATCAAGAGTGGCCGTTGGTTGCTTCTAGAAAATTACAATATAAAGGAAATAAAGAATTAGGAGATGCCCGAATTAATTGGGAATATAATCGTCATCACTATTTCCCAATTCTTGTAAAAAATTATTGGATTACAAAAGACAAAGATTATATTAACACGCTATCCACAGCTTTTTACGCGTGGGTTGAGGCGAACCCTTTTTTGATGGGGATAAGTTACACAAGTGAGATGGAATTGGCAATTCGAGCTTTTTCATGGTATATAACGTTAGAATTATTGCCAAAAGAAAGAAAATATCATAAATTAAGGCGCGATTTGTCTCAAGGAATTATGAATCTACTTAACCATGTGTCCATGTATCACTCAAGATATTCATCGGCAAATAATCACCTTATTGTTGAGATGGTGGTTCTTGGAATCGTAGGCGTTTCATTTAACCAAGAAGACTGGGTTGAACGAAGTGTGGAGAGAATAAGCGAGGCATTAGACATTCAAAATCATGCAGATGGTGTGAACAAAGAACAATCCATTCACTATCAGTTTTTTATTATGGAGGCTATTGCACTTTTTATACTTCGACTGGAGGCGCAGGGGATGAACTATCCTAAGCAATGGGAAGATCAGCTATATAGGATGTGTGAATATAGTGCAAGGTTGATGGATCGTCATGGGAAAGTACAGCATTTAGGAGATCATGATGAAGGAAAACTGTTGGATTTATATGGAAGTGACTTTAATTATGAAGACTACGTACTACAGTTATGCAGTTATATTATCCATAAAAAGTACAATGTCTCAACACAGCCCTATGATCAATTAAAATGCTTGTTATCTAAGCGACAACTGCAGCAAAATTTTGATCATTTTCATCGTAAAAATTCAGTAACATATTCACAAGGTGGACATAGCATTTTAAAGGGGTTGGTTGAAGAAAAAGAAGTGACAATAACCTTTGATCATGCGGAACTTGGATTTAATACAATTGCAGCGCATGGACACGCGGATGCATTACATATTACCCTGATGATTGATGGCGAAAAGATATTTATTGATCCTGGAACGTATTGCTATCATAGCGATATAACATGGCGTAACTATTTTCGAAAAACAAAGAATCATAATACAGTAACAATTAATCAAGAAAATCAATCTGAAATGAAAGGGGCTTTTTTGTGGGGGCGACGCGCAAATACATTGTTACATGAATCCAAGCTCGACATAGATTGCGATATTGTTGTTGCACAACACGATGGTTATGCTCCCTTAATACATCAAAGATCACTGAGATATGAAAAACCTCGACAAATCACCATTGAAGATACAATTTATCCGATGCCAGAAAGTACGATTGACGCCTATGCATATGAGGCGACTTATGTTTTAGGAAAACAGTGTGAAGTGATTCAAAAAGAAAAAAACCAAATCATTATTCAAGCTGAAAAGACACAGTTAAGGTTATTTACAGGGAATCATACGATTGAGGTTGAACCGATATATTTTTCAGAAAAATATGGCGTTCTGGAAAAAACATTGTGTATAAAACTACGAGGTAAAGAAGAACAAAATAAAGCACATATTGTAACTGTTATAGAAATTTGCGAATGA
- a CDS encoding CpsD/CapB family tyrosine-protein kinase — protein sequence MNVNLVTFHQPTEHEAEAFRVLRTNLRFTNVDSPKKVILLTSAKQGAGKSTTISNLAITMAKYSLKTLLIDGDLRRPTIHKMFDLRKNNGLTNYLVGTQPFSEFIKSVPDYPTLDILTSGIEPPEPSELLFSQKLKELIGKARQEYDIVLIDAPPVLGMSDSSIWATLADGIVLVIASNQSKIEDVKEAKNQLERTNVKILGTVLTKVKDNNYVDYYTKDR from the coding sequence ATGAATGTAAATTTAGTTACATTTCACCAGCCAACGGAGCACGAAGCTGAGGCATTTCGCGTATTAAGAACAAATCTACGATTCACAAACGTTGATTCACCAAAAAAAGTCATTTTGTTGACAAGTGCTAAACAGGGAGCGGGAAAGTCGACGACAATTTCTAATTTGGCGATTACCATGGCAAAGTATTCTTTAAAGACATTGCTCATTGATGGAGATCTTAGAAGACCAACGATTCATAAGATGTTTGACCTTAGAAAAAACAACGGGTTAACAAATTATTTGGTTGGGACGCAACCTTTTTCTGAATTTATTAAATCAGTACCAGATTATCCGACGTTAGATATTTTGACTTCAGGTATTGAACCACCGGAACCATCTGAATTACTGTTTTCCCAAAAGTTAAAAGAGCTGATTGGAAAAGCAAGGCAAGAATATGACATCGTTCTAATCGATGCACCGCCAGTTCTTGGTATGTCGGATTCATCAATTTGGGCAACGCTTGCAGATGGAATCGTGCTTGTTATTGCGTCGAATCAGTCAAAGATTGAAGATGTCAAAGAAGCAAAAAATCAACTCGAACGTACAAATGTCAAAATTCTTGGAACAGTACTGACAAAGGTAAAAGACAATAACTATGTTGATTACTATACAAAAGACAGATAA
- a CDS encoding polysaccharide pyruvyl transferase family protein — MKKIGVLTFHRANNYGAILQAYSLYKKIALMDSNYEVEIININYKEREIHDFKKYNLGRFHIRFKSLLNYYRMKRFLKKNIHLSPFKLINSLEEGIEYINHQNYDLVITGSDEVWKTNQQLPLPNIYWLPSGLNCKKLSYAASANRTPYALYPDEVKKTLSEYLMQYTGISVRDEHTKTLVSTMTEQEIHIVSDPTFLIEFPAIDLREKIQRAGIDLDKPVIAFMGTNKELVETYRTNFGPHYEYVSFYQHLNGTKFIGNLNPFEFVQVFRYCSLIVTSFFHGTVFSILNKKPFISFEMKQYKNMESKIHYLLKDAKITDRYFVNDVVLDVDALLNKSAQLLEKDGFNYDEFIQKQRHYFEPIEQILRSL; from the coding sequence ATGAAAAAAATAGGGGTACTTACGTTCCATCGGGCAAATAACTATGGCGCAATTCTTCAAGCCTATAGTTTGTATAAAAAGATAGCACTGATGGACTCAAATTATGAGGTTGAAATAATTAATATTAATTATAAAGAACGTGAAATTCATGATTTTAAAAAATATAATTTAGGGCGTTTTCATATTCGCTTTAAAAGTTTACTAAACTATTATCGAATGAAAAGATTTTTGAAAAAGAACATACACCTTTCGCCGTTTAAGCTTATTAACAGCTTAGAAGAAGGGATAGAATATATTAATCATCAAAATTATGATCTGGTTATAACGGGAAGTGATGAAGTTTGGAAAACAAATCAACAATTGCCGCTTCCAAATATTTATTGGCTTCCAAGTGGCTTAAACTGCAAAAAGCTTAGTTATGCTGCTTCAGCCAATCGAACGCCCTATGCGCTTTATCCAGATGAAGTGAAAAAGACATTAAGCGAATATTTGATGCAGTATACGGGAATTAGCGTTCGAGATGAGCATACCAAAACACTGGTATCAACTATGACCGAACAAGAGATACACATTGTCAGTGACCCTACCTTTTTAATTGAATTTCCGGCGATAGATTTGCGTGAAAAAATCCAAAGGGCAGGTATTGATCTTGATAAACCCGTTATTGCATTTATGGGGACCAATAAGGAACTTGTAGAAACCTATAGAACCAATTTTGGACCACATTATGAGTATGTATCTTTTTATCAACACCTTAACGGAACGAAATTTATAGGAAATCTCAATCCATTTGAGTTTGTACAAGTATTTAGATATTGTTCTTTGATTGTTACTTCTTTTTTTCATGGGACAGTGTTTTCTATATTAAACAAAAAGCCCTTTATTTCTTTTGAGATGAAACAGTATAAAAATATGGAGAGTAAAATTCATTATCTTCTCAAAGATGCCAAGATTACAGACAGATATTTTGTAAATGATGTTGTGCTTGATGTTGATGCATTGTTAAATAAATCAGCACAGCTGCTTGAAAAGGATGGGTTTAACTATGATGAATTTATTCAAAAACAAAGACACTATTTTGAACCGATTGAGCAGATACTAAGGAGCTTATAA
- a CDS encoding O-antigen ligase family protein has product MNLKKLWDSYYKGIIIVMGFLFVLFSAMSLELALVVCLGIIAAIILYHNIKYSVAIMLMVTPYVNTKILQTQIIPGIPVKLYVILFFALLGLMLIRYRIHLKTVFDMKYIGILSLYILVFIIAVIKSVDYIEYISIAWSDNLSVLRLMSNFLITPLVNIFPVLMILLFYNYEDKHLIIDGFIMALLVLSLAIIFVYIFMVPSKMNFSMIRGQIGVVLGLHGNDLANFYIMGFPLILAMYINSKNRFVQLTFYLSLFAIAILFSRTAYVCVILTFLSYGVLRGKIDIKYFLTIIAVGIMLLFLPEQVYARFLTLVAGTDIQTLSAGRSGDIWLPLWWEWIRHPLSIKLFGIGRYSIVESFAYRNGLILNVEHPHNMYFEVLMDSGIIGLITYAFVFAYINLNIFFSFIKNRLPFDRDILLAVLISFVMYLLAGMSGRTFFPSTITIHEWTLLGLGILIIRYQRFTDNYAHLKIEVSKNEKTN; this is encoded by the coding sequence ATGAACCTAAAAAAACTATGGGATAGTTATTACAAAGGAATAATCATCGTCATGGGGTTCTTATTTGTTCTCTTCTCGGCGATGAGCTTGGAGTTGGCATTAGTGGTTTGTCTAGGCATTATTGCAGCAATTATTTTATATCACAATATAAAATATTCGGTTGCAATTATGCTTATGGTGACTCCCTATGTCAATACAAAGATTTTACAGACACAAATTATTCCGGGAATACCAGTAAAGTTATATGTTATTTTGTTTTTTGCCTTGTTGGGTTTGATGCTGATTCGATATAGGATTCATCTTAAAACCGTTTTTGATATGAAATATATTGGAATTTTGAGCCTATATATTCTTGTGTTTATTATCGCCGTCATAAAATCTGTAGATTATATTGAATATATTAGTATTGCATGGTCGGATAATCTTTCCGTGTTACGTTTAATGAGTAATTTTTTAATTACTCCCTTAGTCAATATATTTCCAGTCCTTATGATCTTGCTGTTTTATAACTATGAAGACAAGCATTTAATTATTGATGGATTTATTATGGCTTTGTTGGTTTTGTCACTAGCGATTATTTTTGTATATATTTTTATGGTTCCTTCAAAAATGAATTTTAGTATGATTCGAGGTCAAATTGGCGTGGTACTTGGATTACATGGAAATGATTTGGCTAATTTTTATATTATGGGATTCCCATTGATTTTGGCCATGTATATAAATTCTAAAAACCGATTTGTTCAATTGACATTTTATCTTTCTTTGTTTGCCATTGCGATTTTATTTTCCAGGACAGCCTATGTGTGCGTGATTCTTACCTTTTTGTCCTATGGAGTGTTGCGTGGGAAGATTGATATAAAGTATTTTTTGACAATTATCGCAGTTGGTATTATGCTGCTTTTTCTACCAGAACAGGTATACGCACGTTTTTTAACCTTGGTTGCCGGGACCGATATTCAGACATTATCTGCCGGACGATCCGGAGATATTTGGCTACCGCTATGGTGGGAATGGATTCGACATCCTTTAAGTATTAAATTATTTGGGATTGGAAGATATTCTATTGTGGAGTCTTTTGCCTACCGCAATGGATTGATTCTAAATGTAGAGCATCCACATAATATGTATTTTGAAGTGTTGATGGACAGTGGAATTATTGGACTCATTACGTATGCTTTTGTGTTTGCATATATAAACTTAAACATTTTCTTTTCATTTATCAAGAATCGACTTCCTTTTGACCGAGATATATTACTAGCAGTTCTCATTTCTTTTGTGATGTATTTATTAGCAGGAATGAGTGGACGGACTTTTTTTCCATCAACAATTACGATACATGAGTGGACTTTACTTGGACTTGGAATTTTAATTATTCGCTATCAACGTTTTACTGATAATTATGCACATCTAAAAATCGAGGTGTCAAAAAATGAAAAAACAAATTAA
- a CDS encoding UDP-glucose/GDP-mannose dehydrogenase family protein, whose product MKISIFGLGYVGCVSAGCLAGMGHTVIGVDPNPIKIRQINEGKPTIIEKDIEQLIKQAHDHQQLFATIDVEQAVLDTEISIISVGTPSTKNGHLNLEYIYNVAREIGQAIKKKEGFHVVTIRSTVLPGTNQKVGEIIEQESGKQRNKAFTVVSNPEFLREGTAVHDYYNPPLTLVGTDHELGKKKMEELYKKIPGEKVFTDIEVAELMKYVNNTYHALKIVFGNEVGNICKALNIDSHKVMEIFCMDKQLNISPYYFKPGFAYGGSCLPKDSKALKTLASELFVNTPVINNIHQSNEIQKENALEIIMSKKKHKIGILGLSFKAGTDDLRNSPIVDVVERLLGKGYALAIYDKHVKLSELTGTNKEYIESKIPHLQRFITNDLDQVMQESEVIVVTNKEREFEQLLDNYPNKIIIDLVRMWKTVDYEGDYEGLCWGNVNEK is encoded by the coding sequence ATGAAAATAAGTATTTTTGGATTAGGATATGTAGGGTGTGTTAGTGCAGGGTGTCTGGCGGGAATGGGACATACGGTTATTGGCGTGGACCCCAATCCGATTAAAATACGCCAAATTAATGAAGGGAAACCCACAATCATCGAAAAAGATATTGAACAATTAATTAAGCAGGCACATGATCATCAGCAGTTATTTGCAACAATTGATGTTGAACAAGCTGTATTGGATACTGAGATAAGCATTATTTCCGTCGGCACACCAAGTACCAAAAATGGACATTTAAACTTAGAGTATATTTATAATGTGGCGAGAGAAATCGGTCAAGCCATTAAGAAAAAAGAAGGGTTTCATGTAGTCACGATTCGAAGTACAGTATTACCTGGAACGAACCAAAAGGTAGGCGAAATTATTGAACAAGAATCTGGAAAGCAGCGAAATAAAGCGTTTACAGTGGTATCAAATCCGGAATTTTTAAGGGAAGGGACTGCAGTTCATGATTATTACAACCCTCCATTAACACTTGTTGGAACCGATCATGAACTAGGCAAGAAAAAAATGGAAGAATTGTATAAAAAAATCCCGGGTGAAAAAGTATTTACGGATATTGAAGTTGCAGAATTAATGAAGTATGTGAACAATACCTATCATGCGCTCAAAATTGTCTTTGGTAATGAGGTTGGAAATATATGTAAAGCGTTAAATATTGATAGCCATAAAGTCATGGAAATCTTTTGTATGGATAAACAATTAAATATTTCGCCGTACTACTTTAAGCCTGGATTTGCCTATGGAGGTTCATGCCTTCCAAAGGATTCCAAAGCATTAAAAACTCTAGCTTCAGAACTTTTTGTCAATACACCGGTGATTAATAATATTCACCAAAGTAATGAAATTCAAAAAGAGAATGCGTTAGAGATTATTATGAGTAAGAAAAAACATAAAATCGGTATTTTAGGTTTGAGCTTTAAGGCTGGAACGGATGATTTGAGAAATAGTCCAATTGTAGATGTGGTGGAACGGTTGCTTGGAAAAGGATATGCCCTTGCCATTTATGATAAGCATGTAAAGCTATCCGAACTTACAGGGACAAATAAAGAATATATTGAATCGAAGATACCGCACTTACAACGATTTATAACCAACGACCTTGATCAAGTCATGCAAGAATCAGAAGTTATTGTTGTCACGAATAAGGAACGAGAGTTTGAACAACTGCTTGATAATTATCCGAATAAAATCATTATCGATTTAGTTAGGATGTGGAAGACAGTGGATTATGAAGGAGACTATGAAGGCCTATGTTGGGGGAATGTGAATGAAAAATAA
- a CDS encoding polysaccharide biosynthesis C-terminal domain-containing protein — MKVITQMRKNPYIHTIGTKVILVLLGLANSILINRYLGATLKGHYSYVMNIVIMTAIFMNLGVYQGYSSFKKEKIPHVREKFIQFFKWQMVFNYIVTLGVFFTFSIDYKYFLLLIPLHVTARQMDFLCLIENIHIRNVSKIITTIVHTVALFIIYFFLPEANLLFIFFMLLLQQLVDIGVKLNMLEIHVFNLGIKFDVALFKKAVQVGILPLLSLLLITSNYNIDIFILKELAKFEDVGIYSLAVNLGGQLWLIPDAFKDVLFGKNAKKNDIKSIVEAIKFNFVFSLFMVLFFVIFGRMLIGFLYDDEFIRAYVPLVIIISGNVFMIFYKFIYTLFIADGKRKLSVVIFSVSVLINVGLNFLLIPRMNINGAALASLASYSFCGVAFLAVFMKKYKVELSSLILKKTDIQFYYNAFKRAVKR; from the coding sequence TTGAAAGTAATAACGCAAATGCGAAAGAATCCTTATATTCATACAATCGGAACAAAAGTAATTTTGGTTCTTTTAGGACTAGCCAATTCAATACTTATTAACAGATATTTAGGAGCAACGTTAAAGGGGCATTATAGTTATGTCATGAATATAGTTATTATGACAGCTATTTTCATGAATTTAGGAGTATACCAAGGATATTCAAGTTTTAAGAAGGAAAAAATACCACATGTTCGAGAAAAATTTATTCAATTTTTCAAATGGCAGATGGTATTTAATTATATAGTGACTCTTGGAGTGTTTTTTACATTTTCGATAGACTATAAATATTTTTTACTTTTAATACCACTTCATGTGACGGCAAGACAAATGGACTTTTTGTGTTTAATTGAAAACATTCATATTCGTAATGTATCAAAAATCATTACGACGATTGTACATACCGTGGCGCTCTTTATTATTTATTTCTTTTTACCTGAAGCCAATTTATTATTTATATTTTTTATGTTGTTATTACAGCAATTGGTCGATATCGGTGTCAAATTAAATATGCTGGAGATTCATGTGTTTAACCTAGGGATTAAGTTTGATGTAGCGCTATTTAAAAAAGCTGTACAAGTGGGAATATTGCCGTTACTGTCCCTTTTATTGATTACTTCAAATTACAATATTGACATCTTCATTCTAAAAGAGCTGGCAAAGTTCGAAGATGTGGGGATTTATTCTTTGGCTGTAAATTTAGGGGGGCAGTTGTGGCTGATTCCAGATGCGTTTAAAGATGTACTCTTTGGAAAAAATGCCAAAAAAAATGACATTAAATCCATTGTTGAGGCAATTAAGTTTAATTTTGTCTTTTCCCTTTTCATGGTGTTGTTTTTCGTCATTTTTGGACGAATGCTTATTGGATTTTTATATGATGATGAGTTCATCCGAGCATATGTACCGCTTGTTATTATTATTAGTGGAAATGTGTTTATGATTTTCTACAAATTCATATATACGTTGTTCATAGCAGATGGAAAACGGAAACTTTCTGTAGTGATCTTTAGCGTGTCAGTACTAATCAATGTGGGGTTAAATTTTTTGCTTATTCCAAGGATGAACATTAATGGAGCAGCGTTAGCTTCGTTAGCATCCTATTCCTTTTGTGGAGTGGCTTTTTTAGCGGTCTTCATGAAAAAGTATAAAGTTGAACTTTCATCATTAATTTTGAAAAAAACAGATATACAATTTTATTACAATGCATTTAAGAGGGCGGTGAAGCGATGA
- a CDS encoding glycosyltransferase family 4 protein, which yields MKKQIKVGIYLPSATILFYPNEGAEVAGGAEINCYNLALEMAKSPNYNVSFYVMDEGQKDKVFAGVAIKKIRFLNKRQGKLNKLIRQLALIFQILLFKEDVVITTTASDHLGLLVLIHQKLKRKKIIFRLAHDYNYDVEHYRFKGSRFYWLYKYGLFHATALVAQTNDQKEALNQLGRPSTIIKNGFEVPKNIKTEKSLDQGYILWVARAQPMKRPELFVELAKKNPQWSFLMIMPTNNQQESIRLKDHIVEQISELSNIEYIPYVEASKIQSFFNQALLFVNTSSAEGFPNTFIQSGLGHTPILSLGINPDRMFDNYSLGQYCHNDLSVANQFIQAFDQEKMIRMGQASYRYVEENHSISHVCHQYKAIVEAII from the coding sequence ATGAAAAAACAAATTAAGGTAGGGATATATCTGCCTTCGGCAACTATATTATTTTATCCTAATGAAGGAGCAGAAGTTGCAGGAGGTGCTGAAATTAATTGTTATAACTTAGCGCTGGAAATGGCAAAGAGTCCAAATTACAACGTATCCTTTTATGTTATGGATGAAGGTCAAAAAGATAAAGTCTTCGCAGGTGTTGCAATTAAAAAAATAAGGTTTCTAAATAAACGACAGGGGAAATTAAATAAACTTATTCGCCAATTGGCTTTGATTTTTCAGATATTACTTTTTAAAGAAGATGTTGTTATTACCACAACGGCAAGTGATCATCTTGGCCTCTTAGTACTGATTCATCAAAAGCTTAAGCGAAAAAAAATAATTTTTCGATTGGCCCATGACTACAATTATGATGTTGAACATTATCGCTTTAAAGGATCGCGGTTTTATTGGTTGTATAAGTATGGGTTATTTCATGCAACCGCCTTAGTTGCTCAAACCAATGATCAAAAAGAAGCGCTAAATCAACTCGGACGACCAAGCACAATTATAAAAAATGGATTTGAAGTACCTAAAAACATAAAGACTGAAAAAAGTCTTGACCAAGGATATATTTTATGGGTTGCAAGAGCCCAACCAATGAAGCGGCCAGAGCTTTTTGTGGAGCTGGCAAAAAAAAATCCACAATGGTCATTTTTAATGATTATGCCAACCAATAACCAACAGGAAAGTATTCGTCTAAAAGATCATATAGTAGAGCAAATATCCGAGCTTTCGAACATAGAATATATTCCCTATGTTGAAGCATCAAAAATTCAATCTTTTTTTAATCAGGCACTACTTTTTGTTAATACGTCATCAGCAGAAGGATTTCCAAATACATTTATACAGTCTGGATTAGGACATACACCTATATTATCTCTTGGCATCAATCCGGATCGTATGTTTGACAACTACAGTTTAGGGCAATATTGCCATAATGACCTGTCAGTGGCTAACCAATTTATTCAGGCTTTTGACCAAGAAAAGATGATTAGAATGGGCCAAGCAAGTTATCGCTATGTTGAAGAAAATCATAGTATTTCTCATGTGTGCCATCAATATAAAGCGATTGTGGAGGCGATTATATGA